Genomic segment of Deltaproteobacteria bacterium:
TGGCCGGGCCCGGAGACCGGGTGCTCATCCTTTTGCCGGGCCGCAACCCGGACGGGGTGGCCGACCTTCTGGCCCGGGCACTGACGGGTCTCGGGGCCGTCCCCGTTCTGCCCGAGACTTTGGATCTGCCCAGGGCCGTCCAAGCCCTGGACAGGGGCGCTCGGACCGTGGTCGGGGCCCCGGTGCCGGTCCTCCAATTGGCCGAGTCCCGACCCAAGGCCGGGGTTCAGGACGTGCTCCTGTGCTGGGACCGGGTGCCGTCCTCCCTGGTCCGCCGTTTGGAGGCGGCCTGGGACTGCCGGGTCCTGACCCATTACGGGACCGTGGAGACCGGCCTGGGCGGGGCCGTGGAGTGCGCTCCAGAATCGGGCCTGCATCTGCGCCTGCCCGACCTGGTGGTGGAGGTGCTCGACCCGGACAGCGATCAGCCCTTGCCCGAGGGCGAATGGGGCGAGCTGGTCGTGTCCACGCCGCGTCGGGAAGCCATGCCGTTATTTCGTTATCGGACCGGAGACTTGGGCCGCATCCTGCCCGGGGCCTGCGCCTGCGGCAGTTTTCTGCCGCGATTGGATCGGGTGCGGGGCCGATTGTCCGATGTGTGGCCCAAGGCCCCCTTTCCGGGCCTGAATCGTCTGGACGAGGTTCTGTTCGATCTGCCCTCGGTCTGGGATTTCCAGGCCGAACAGACCAATGGAGAGGGCGCCCTCCTGCTGCGGCTGACGGTCAAGCCCTCTCCGGGGGCTGAGCCGGGGCTGAACGAGCTGGTCTTGAAGACTGTCCAGAGGCTGGACCCGGAAAACGGGCTTGAAATCGTTGTGGCTGTGGAGGATTTTTCATCTTTGTCCTGGAAAGGGGCAAAGAGAACGTTCAACAACGGATGAAACATGGAACAGGTTGTACGACTGCTGAACGAGGAGCTGGCGGCCGGGCGACCGGCCGTATTGGTCACGGTCATTGGCCGAGCCGGCTCGGCCCCCCGGGAGC
This window contains:
- a CDS encoding phenylacetate--CoA ligase family protein — its product is MSGPLDDWAIEALGLSAMPPADTEALRRAVLEALAETAERARSSSPYHGRILPENVSRVLTEGPGLVGLPLLTADELVRHGQDMVCLPLDGVARVVSMGTSGSTGRPKRLFFSDRDLERTMEFFRHGMRPMAGPGDRVLILLPGRNPDGVADLLARALTGLGAVPVLPETLDLPRAVQALDRGARTVVGAPVPVLQLAESRPKAGVQDVLLCWDRVPSSLVRRLEAAWDCRVLTHYGTVETGLGGAVECAPESGLHLRLPDLVVEVLDPDSDQPLPEGEWGELVVSTPRREAMPLFRYRTGDLGRILPGACACGSFLPRLDRVRGRLSDVWPKAPFPGLNRLDEVLFDLPSVWDFQAEQTNGEGALLLRLTVKPSPGAEPGLNELVLKTVQRLDPENGLEIVVAVEDFSSLSWKGAKRTFNNG